The following are encoded together in the Schistocerca americana isolate TAMUIC-IGC-003095 chromosome 6, iqSchAmer2.1, whole genome shotgun sequence genome:
- the LOC124620011 gene encoding eisosome protein 1-like, giving the protein MQNSTNGLTAEPEIKLPPTNQIDLAELMKALLQQNKENTEKSIRELGEQMTQKSEKSFREQKESSERSIRELAEQIDEKLIQQTNKVDKSMQRVSDDISQRINNLASEIKSDIMKELGRTFEQIDDRLQALEQSKRRGDAESKESEEQLLRNFQELREECQREHQQVLSRVQEAETHCPTSVSNTIADNSLAIHALEQQVEQLKQTGAEDKRQIDDKIAALADIVGTMKLTESENNTTPIAAAETEEVRSLLRFQKGQFEVNRQNRAVTGELQERVAHLENRMACDSELVNSIKNSRTNSAERDSGHEGDFDDREECNLRGRHENNRNMLN; this is encoded by the coding sequence atgcaaaacagcacgaacgggctcacagcagagccagaaattaaattgcctccaactaaccaaattgatttagcagaactcatgaaagccttattgcaacaaaataaagaaaacacagagaaatcgatccgcgagctaggggaacaaatgacgcagaaatcagaaaaatcgttccgagaacaaaaagaatcatccgaaagatcgatccgagagctagccgaacaaatagacgaaaaactaatccagcagacaaataaagtcgacaagtcgatgcagagagtgtccgatgatatctcacaaagaataaacaatctggcaagtgagataaaaagtgatattatgaaagaattaggccgtacatttgaacaaatcgatgatcgtctgcaagccttagaacagagcaagcggaggggcgatgccgaatctaaagaaagcgaagaacagctacttaggaatttccaagagctgagggaagaatgccaaagggagcaccagcaggtactctcgagggtccaagaggcagaaacgcattgtcccacgtccgttagcaacacaatagcggacaacagtttagcgatccacgcgttggaacagcaagtagaacaattgaagcagactggggcggaggacaagagacaaattgatgataagattgcggcattagcggacattgtaggcacgatgaagctgacggaaagcgagaacaatactacaccgatagcggccgcagagaccgaagaagtgcgttcgcttctgagatttcagaagggacagttcgaagtgaacaggcaaaacagagctgtaacaggcgaattacaagaacgcgtggcgcatctggaaaaccgcatggcgtgtgattccgaactcgtcaatagcattaaaaatagccgtacgaacagtgcagagagggactccggccacgagggagattttgacgacagggaagaatgtaatttgaggggcagacatgagaataaTAGAAACATGTTGAATTAA